The following proteins are encoded in a genomic region of Limosilactobacillus reuteri subsp. reuteri:
- a CDS encoding TIGR01440 family protein, with protein MNKIKEQTATGLTELLDQAQLEKDDLVVLGLSTSEVHGGIIGKDSNIEIAWAIVSTVVNILRKHQLHLAVQGCEHLNRALVVERNVAKERGFEQVTVFPSLHAGGAGQIAAFENFNDSIEVEHITAEAGMDIGDTSIGMHVKFIQVPVRTSIKQIGLAHTTYLRNRPKLIGGARAKYE; from the coding sequence ATAAATAAAATTAAAGAACAAACAGCAACAGGTTTAACCGAATTATTGGATCAAGCTCAGTTAGAAAAAGATGACCTCGTAGTGTTAGGTCTTTCAACTAGTGAAGTCCATGGCGGAATAATCGGAAAGGACTCTAACATTGAGATTGCCTGGGCGATTGTTTCGACAGTTGTTAATATCTTACGAAAACACCAACTCCATTTAGCAGTCCAAGGTTGCGAGCACCTTAATCGGGCACTTGTTGTCGAACGAAATGTAGCTAAGGAGCGCGGCTTTGAACAAGTTACTGTCTTCCCTTCGCTCCATGCAGGTGGTGCAGGACAAATTGCTGCTTTTGAAAACTTTAACGATTCGATTGAAGTTGAACACATTACTGCTGAAGCCGGCATGGACATCGGTGATACCTCGATTGGCATGCATGTTAAGTTTATCCAAGTTCCAGTTCGCACTTCGATAAAACAAATCGGACTGGCTCATACGACTTATCTCCGCAACCGACCAAAATTGATTGGTGGTGCGCGCGCAAAATACGAATAG
- a CDS encoding glycoside hydrolase family 13 protein, with amino-acid sequence MMNLAAIYHRPESEMAFLYDSQTMHIRLRTAKDDVKAVQLLHGDPYSLRSLAGIKPPFYTKPTPMKKILSDDLYDYWQIAVTEPKKRLAYAFDITGADGTRTVYTDRGYLQPDDHAALNDLNTYFRMPFFQEIDMFHAPEWVKKTVWYQIFPDRFANGDQSNDPAGTKKWNANDHPGRQDFYGGDLQGVLDHLDHLQALGVNGIYFNPLFKAPSNHKYDTEDYYQIDPHFGDAALFKEVVAQAHKRGIKVMLDAVFNHIGDKSPQWQDVLKNGQNSKYADWFHVNKFPATYTPTKNFEFTPDATYDTFDYTPHMPKLNTANPAVQDYLLGIAKYWIEEFDIDAWRLDVANEIDHHFWKRFHQETTALKPDFYILGEIWHTSQAWLNGDEFSGVMNYSYTGAILDHFINHRLSAERMIDQLSNQLMKYRDQTNQMMFNVLDSHDTARIMTQAHDNRDLVKQTFAFTFLQPGTPSIYYGTEYGMDGDNDPDCRKPMNWAPDDDAQEMLAYFKKLVALRRDYADLIAGGTIAFNVLPIGVVEVSRTGAGKVLKGFFNTTGAPAELATRGQLLLSQGMQGHQLAPDGFAITIE; translated from the coding sequence ATGATGAATCTTGCTGCTATCTACCACCGGCCGGAAAGCGAAATGGCCTTTCTTTATGACTCTCAGACGATGCATATCCGTTTACGGACTGCTAAAGATGACGTAAAAGCGGTCCAGCTATTGCACGGTGACCCTTACAGTCTTCGCAGCCTGGCGGGAATTAAACCGCCATTTTATACCAAACCGACGCCGATGAAGAAAATCTTGTCAGATGACCTCTATGATTATTGGCAGATTGCGGTTACCGAGCCGAAAAAGCGCTTGGCGTATGCCTTTGACATCACTGGCGCTGATGGGACGAGGACGGTTTATACCGACCGGGGCTACCTTCAGCCAGATGACCACGCTGCCTTGAATGATTTAAATACCTACTTTCGGATGCCCTTCTTCCAAGAGATTGATATGTTTCATGCTCCAGAATGGGTAAAGAAAACGGTTTGGTACCAGATTTTCCCCGATCGCTTTGCCAATGGTGATCAGTCCAACGACCCTGCTGGTACTAAAAAGTGGAATGCCAATGACCATCCTGGTCGTCAGGATTTCTATGGTGGTGACTTGCAGGGTGTACTGGACCACCTTGACCACCTTCAAGCATTGGGTGTCAATGGGATCTACTTTAACCCGCTTTTTAAAGCCCCTTCTAACCATAAGTATGATACAGAAGACTATTACCAGATTGATCCTCACTTTGGTGACGCCGCCTTATTTAAGGAAGTGGTTGCCCAGGCTCACAAGCGGGGGATTAAGGTAATGCTAGATGCCGTCTTTAACCATATTGGTGATAAGTCGCCACAGTGGCAGGACGTCCTTAAAAACGGCCAAAACTCGAAATATGCTGATTGGTTCCATGTTAATAAGTTCCCAGCAACTTACACGCCGACCAAGAACTTTGAATTTACCCCGGATGCAACTTACGATACCTTTGATTACACACCGCATATGCCGAAACTCAACACAGCTAACCCAGCAGTGCAGGATTACTTGTTGGGAATTGCCAAATATTGGATTGAAGAATTTGATATTGATGCTTGGCGGCTGGATGTGGCCAATGAAATTGACCACCACTTCTGGAAGAGGTTCCATCAGGAGACAACGGCCCTCAAACCAGATTTTTATATCCTAGGTGAGATTTGGCATACCTCGCAGGCGTGGCTGAACGGGGACGAATTTAGCGGGGTAATGAACTACAGCTACACCGGTGCTATTTTGGACCACTTCATCAACCACCGGCTTAGTGCGGAACGAATGATTGATCAGCTTAGCAACCAGCTGATGAAGTACCGTGACCAGACTAATCAGATGATGTTTAATGTCTTGGATTCTCATGATACAGCGCGAATTATGACTCAGGCCCACGATAACCGGGACCTAGTCAAGCAAACTTTTGCCTTTACATTCTTGCAGCCTGGAACACCGTCAATTTACTATGGCACCGAGTACGGCATGGATGGAGACAATGATCCGGACTGTCGGAAGCCAATGAACTGGGCGCCTGACGATGATGCTCAAGAAATGCTTGCATATTTTAAGAAGCTAGTCGCATTACGTCGTGACTATGCCGACCTAATTGCAGGCGGGACAATTGCATTTAATGTCCTGCCAATCGGGGTGGTGGAAGTTTCCCGTACAGGTGCTGGGAAAGTGCTTAAAGGGTTCTTTAACACTACGGGCGCACCAGCGGAGTTAGCAACCAGGGGCCAACTGCTTCTTAGTCAGGGAATGCAGGGGCACCAGCTGGCTCCAGACGGTTTTGCGATAACAATTGAATAA
- a CDS encoding IS30 family transposase gives MGTTILSFSDRVVIETLHNEKRSLQYIANYLGFSKTTIFNELHRLNSEYQAELAQTDFEQKVSQRGRKSSLTKNLKHLVEEKIQVQKWSPEQVAHAYSPHERGSNENRNRVLRRFIPKGQAIEELSDRELVQINWYLNSRPLKCLNWRTPIEIFLLNLRH, from the coding sequence ATGGGCACCACTATCTTATCATTTTCAGACCGCGTTGTCATCGAAACACTTCATAACGAGAAACGTTCCTTGCAGTATATCGCTAACTACTTAGGCTTTAGTAAGACCACTATCTTCAATGAGCTTCACCGGCTAAATAGTGAGTACCAGGCTGAGCTAGCGCAAACTGACTTTGAACAAAAGGTTAGTCAACGGGGGCGGAAGTCTTCGCTCACTAAAAACCTTAAACACTTGGTCGAGGAAAAGATTCAAGTCCAGAAGTGGTCCCCTGAACAAGTTGCCCATGCTTATTCACCACATGAACGCGGTAGTAATGAGAACCGTAACCGAGTTTTGCGACGATTTATTCCCAAGGGACAAGCTATTGAAGAGCTGAGCGATCGCGAGCTGGTTCAAATCAATTGGTATCTGAATTCCCGGCCACTCAAATGTCTTAACTGGCGCACACCAATCGAGATCTTCCTGCTTAATTTACGTCATTAA
- the cytX gene encoding putative hydroxymethylpyrimidine transporter CytX has protein sequence MQRQTTIIENSMIWCGAGISIAEILTGTYLAPLGFTKGIAVIILGHIIGCFLLFLAGIIGGQQRLSSMNAAKISFGQNGSKFFALLNVLQLIGWTGIMIYDGALAANGVWHLNQALWVILIGALIIGWLLVGVRHLYYLNLATISTLLILSGLLCAAIFTHHSTSSPTGTLSWAQGMELVIAMPLSWLPLISDYTSVAQRPVPTSGISAVVYGLTSCWMAFIGLGAAILTHDINIATIILRAGLGIAGLFIIIFSTITTTFMDAYSAGVSSKTIFNKWSGTMAAIGATILGTISALIFPMDNFSNFLYLIGSVFAPMIAIQITDYFILKVDYRQQNCQWTNLILWLIGFIIYRILLNYSFPLGSTVTTIIVIIAMTWGTCRVMKLVKAK, from the coding sequence ATGCAACGACAGACAACAATTATCGAAAACAGCATGATTTGGTGTGGCGCCGGGATTTCAATTGCCGAAATCCTAACTGGGACTTACTTAGCTCCCCTTGGTTTTACAAAAGGGATCGCCGTAATTATCCTTGGCCACATTATCGGCTGTTTTCTGCTCTTTTTAGCTGGAATTATTGGCGGTCAGCAACGTCTTAGTTCAATGAACGCCGCAAAAATTAGTTTTGGCCAAAATGGCAGTAAGTTTTTTGCCCTATTGAATGTTCTCCAATTGATCGGTTGGACCGGCATCATGATTTATGATGGTGCATTAGCAGCCAATGGGGTCTGGCACCTTAATCAGGCATTATGGGTCATTTTAATCGGCGCCCTGATTATTGGCTGGCTGCTCGTCGGGGTTCGGCACCTTTATTACCTTAACCTTGCGACCATCTCAACATTATTAATTCTAAGCGGTCTCCTATGCGCCGCCATTTTTACCCATCATTCTACCAGTTCACCAACTGGTACATTGTCATGGGCTCAGGGGATGGAGCTAGTTATCGCCATGCCATTATCGTGGTTGCCACTTATTAGTGATTACACCAGTGTTGCTCAACGACCCGTGCCAACTAGCGGGATTAGTGCAGTTGTCTATGGCCTGACTAGTTGTTGGATGGCCTTCATCGGTTTAGGAGCTGCTATCCTTACTCATGACATTAACATCGCCACGATTATTTTACGGGCCGGCTTGGGAATTGCCGGTTTATTTATCATTATTTTTTCCACAATCACAACGACATTTATGGACGCTTATTCTGCTGGTGTTTCTTCAAAAACGATTTTCAATAAATGGTCGGGAACAATGGCCGCAATTGGTGCAACTATTCTAGGAACAATTAGTGCATTAATTTTCCCCATGGATAACTTCAGTAATTTTCTTTACCTTATTGGCTCAGTTTTTGCACCAATGATTGCGATTCAAATTACAGATTACTTCATTTTGAAAGTAGATTATCGTCAACAAAATTGCCAATGGACTAACCTAATTCTCTGGTTGATTGGTTTTATCATTTACCGAATTCTGCTAAATTATTCATTTCCGCTCGGCAGTACCGTTACTACCATCATTGTCATCATCGCAATGACATGGGGCACCTGTCGCGTTATGAAATTAGTTAAAGCAAAATAG
- a CDS encoding tyrosine-type recombinase/integrase has product MIVLAKTKYPDVYVDNKGHYYYLVELGHDLLTGKRIQKKSRRDANNNRFRSAHDAYKECLRIKNEYQSQNGYANYGLLYGDFMENYYIPSYKSDVEHSTFKSRQSIFKHLINWFGQYKLRSIRSIDCEKFRVYLLNKSGYSQGFSSMVYGLFRNTLDYAVRMDFLTKNPSRKTKAINKGKSNVEFWTKSEFEKVLSVIYTKDYYQHMCFTILYLYFTCGMRVSEGLALTYDDVDYKRHRLRINKTLDMTNKEHYTIKPYTKTINGIRTISLDNDTIRVLKSWQKDQQAHGVYHFIMSYDDTPMSRTTIPLIIKRFAKIAGVKPIQAKGLRHSNVSYLINEFNADVLTVSRRLGHSGPDITLKYYSHLWPHNDESIADKMEGNIIFKNAKENKLAFNGNQHLHSTK; this is encoded by the coding sequence ATGATAGTATTGGCAAAGACTAAATATCCAGATGTTTATGTAGACAATAAGGGTCATTACTATTATTTAGTTGAATTAGGCCATGATTTATTGACAGGAAAAAGAATTCAAAAGAAAAGTCGACGAGATGCCAACAATAATAGGTTTAGATCTGCACATGATGCATATAAAGAGTGCTTAAGGATAAAGAATGAGTACCAGAGTCAGAATGGTTACGCAAATTACGGACTCTTGTACGGTGACTTTATGGAGAATTACTATATTCCATCTTATAAATCTGATGTTGAACATAGTACTTTTAAGAGTCGTCAAAGTATTTTTAAACATTTAATAAATTGGTTTGGGCAATATAAGTTACGAAGTATCCGATCTATTGACTGTGAGAAATTTAGAGTATATTTGCTCAATAAAAGTGGTTATTCTCAAGGTTTTTCAAGCATGGTTTATGGTTTGTTCCGTAATACGTTAGATTATGCTGTAAGAATGGATTTTCTTACTAAAAATCCTTCTCGTAAGACCAAGGCTATTAATAAAGGTAAATCTAATGTTGAATTCTGGACAAAATCAGAATTTGAGAAAGTCCTTTCTGTCATATATACTAAAGATTATTATCAACACATGTGTTTTACTATTTTATACTTATATTTCACATGTGGGATGCGTGTGAGCGAAGGGTTGGCTTTAACATATGATGACGTCGATTATAAACGGCATCGTTTAAGAATCAATAAAACGCTTGATATGACTAATAAGGAACATTACACAATAAAGCCCTACACCAAGACTATAAATGGCATTAGGACGATATCGTTGGACAACGACACTATTCGAGTATTAAAATCTTGGCAAAAAGATCAACAAGCTCATGGTGTATATCACTTTATAATGTCCTATGATGATACCCCCATGAGTCGAACGACAATTCCGTTGATAATTAAGAGGTTTGCAAAAATTGCTGGTGTGAAACCTATTCAGGCTAAAGGACTTAGACATAGTAATGTTAGTTATTTAATCAATGAGTTTAATGCTGATGTGTTAACAGTTTCCAGAAGACTTGGGCATTCAGGTCCAGATATAACACTCAAGTACTATTCGCATTTATGGCCGCATAATGATGAAAGCATTGCTGATAAAATGGAAGGTAATATTATTTTCAAAAATGCTAAAGAAAATAAGTTGGCTTTTAATGGAAATCAGCATCTCCATTCAACCAAATAA
- a CDS encoding OFA family MFS transporter has translation MPKTRNRYGVAIAGVILHLMIGSVYAWSVFTKPISGYTGWKETSVSFAFSLAIFCLGMSAAFMGRLVEKFGPTVTGTISSICYGSGIALTGLAIQSHQLWLLYVAYGVIGGLGLGSGYVTPVSTIVRWFPDKRGLATGLAIMGFGFAAMLTGPIAQSLMANVGVVNTFYILGGFYFVVMLVAAQFIKKPRSHELPPAIAKNAERISLTGRELTANQALRTRTFAFLWFMFFINITTGIGLVSAASPMAQDMTTMTASAAAVMVGIIGLFNGFGRLAWATLSDFIGRPLTYSLIFVLDIVMLFVLLLFKAPFIFALALCLLMSCYGAGFSVIPAYLGDVFGTKELGAIHGYILTAWAIAGMVGPLLLSYTHQVLHNYYVTLIVFIIIDALAMIVSLLIQRDFITNRQTKLVIK, from the coding sequence ATGCCGAAAACAAGAAATCGTTATGGAGTAGCTATTGCAGGAGTAATTTTGCATTTGATGATTGGTAGTGTCTATGCATGGAGTGTGTTTACCAAACCAATCTCTGGATATACAGGCTGGAAGGAAACTTCAGTATCGTTTGCATTTAGCTTAGCTATCTTTTGCTTGGGGATGTCAGCTGCCTTTATGGGGCGTTTAGTAGAAAAATTTGGGCCAACAGTTACTGGAACTATTTCAAGTATTTGCTATGGGAGTGGGATTGCCTTAACGGGATTAGCGATTCAGTCTCATCAATTATGGTTATTATATGTCGCATATGGAGTAATAGGTGGCTTAGGATTAGGGTCAGGATATGTAACCCCGGTTTCTACTATCGTGCGTTGGTTTCCCGATAAGCGGGGACTAGCTACTGGTTTAGCAATTATGGGCTTTGGTTTTGCAGCGATGCTTACGGGGCCGATTGCGCAAAGTTTAATGGCGAACGTTGGCGTTGTAAATACCTTCTACATTCTCGGAGGCTTTTATTTTGTTGTAATGCTGGTTGCTGCCCAATTTATCAAGAAGCCACGATCACATGAACTCCCTCCAGCGATTGCTAAGAATGCTGAACGGATAAGTTTGACTGGTCGCGAATTAACTGCTAATCAGGCTTTGCGGACACGGACATTTGCTTTCCTATGGTTTATGTTTTTTATTAATATCACTACCGGAATTGGGCTAGTTTCAGCTGCTTCACCAATGGCCCAGGACATGACGACAATGACAGCGAGTGCGGCTGCCGTAATGGTTGGTATCATTGGTCTATTTAATGGTTTTGGTCGTCTAGCTTGGGCAACTTTATCAGATTTTATTGGCCGGCCACTTACCTATAGTTTGATTTTTGTTCTTGATATTGTGATGCTCTTTGTTCTTCTTTTATTTAAGGCGCCATTTATCTTTGCGTTAGCGTTGTGCTTATTAATGTCTTGTTATGGGGCGGGATTCTCTGTGATTCCGGCATATCTCGGTGACGTTTTTGGAACAAAAGAACTTGGAGCTATTCATGGCTATATCTTAACTGCCTGGGCAATTGCTGGGATGGTGGGACCCCTTCTTCTTTCTTACACACACCAAGTTCTCCACAATTACTATGTCACCTTAATTGTTTTCATAATTATTGATGCTTTAGCAATGATTGTTTCTCTTTTGATTCAACGTGATTTTATTACTAATCGGCAAACGAAACTCGTTATAAAATAA
- a CDS encoding DUF3173 domain-containing protein, with protein sequence MKPMVNYKDLIRLGFKEHQARDIIHQAKINLVEQGLPLYNGKRIGVVPVRAVEKIVGFPLLKDGNDSIGKD encoded by the coding sequence ATGAAACCAATGGTTAATTATAAAGACTTAATTCGACTAGGATTCAAGGAACATCAGGCACGCGATATCATTCACCAAGCTAAAATTAATCTTGTGGAACAAGGTTTGCCTTTATACAATGGGAAAAGGATTGGTGTTGTACCAGTTCGTGCTGTTGAAAAAATTGTTGGGTTTCCGTTATTAAAAGACGGGAATGATAGTATTGGCAAAGACTAA
- a CDS encoding LysM peptidoglycan-binding domain-containing protein, translating into MKLSKKQLAATFMTAVLAGSVMIGSVVTTEADNASGSPEEQADITNWIANTPEQISNNMAMQHINTNNLNGTRYIIQWGDTLSGISAATGISVAKLCYDNNIQNANLIFAGDVLILNREGSVPAGYDPNVNPNVVAQTKITINNGPTTVNIAVQPQSVVKNYDNSDNSDHSTTIYKAGAVNSFNNNDNDNEQSASQSSSTKSAKHQKHTSSVSASDIVSGLNDANNNDKLSFDEGDGGSDADELNVDSAAILKDAKKNDYDAILSEIESALGSKAKKDTTVYIEKDGNEIHVYASVNDDADSSNSSSNKDDEDSDSSSSSESESSDDSSQSSSDDEDSNSQATTSDHDTDTSDDE; encoded by the coding sequence ATGAAGTTAAGTAAGAAGCAACTAGCAGCTACTTTTATGACTGCTGTTTTAGCGGGATCAGTAATGATTGGCTCTGTGGTAACTACTGAGGCTGATAATGCCAGTGGATCACCAGAAGAGCAAGCGGATATTACTAATTGGATTGCCAATACCCCCGAACAAATTTCTAATAATATGGCGATGCAACACATTAATACCAATAACCTTAATGGCACTCGTTACATTATTCAATGGGGTGACACTTTATCGGGGATCTCAGCCGCAACTGGAATTTCTGTGGCTAAACTTTGCTACGATAACAACATTCAAAATGCTAATTTAATCTTTGCTGGGGATGTTCTTATCTTAAACCGTGAAGGAAGCGTTCCTGCTGGTTATGATCCCAACGTAAATCCGAATGTTGTTGCCCAGACAAAGATTACAATCAATAATGGCCCAACAACAGTGAATATTGCCGTTCAACCACAATCTGTTGTTAAGAATTACGATAATTCCGACAATTCTGATCATTCGACAACAATTTACAAGGCAGGCGCGGTAAATTCATTTAACAACAACGACAATGATAATGAACAAAGTGCTAGTCAATCCAGCTCAACTAAGTCTGCTAAGCATCAGAAGCATACTTCATCAGTCAGTGCTTCTGACATTGTGAGCGGCTTGAATGATGCCAATAATAATGACAAACTGTCCTTTGACGAAGGGGATGGGGGTAGTGACGCTGATGAACTTAATGTTGATTCAGCAGCTATCTTAAAGGATGCTAAGAAGAATGACTATGATGCGATCCTTAGTGAAATCGAAAGTGCCCTAGGTTCAAAAGCCAAGAAGGATACGACAGTTTACATTGAAAAAGATGGCAACGAGATCCATGTCTACGCTAGTGTTAATGATGACGCTGATAGCAGCAATAGTAGCAGCAATAAGGATGATGAAGATAGCGATAGCAGCAGTAGTAGCGAAAGTGAAAGCAGCGATGACAGCAGTCAAAGCAGCAGTGATGATGAAGATAGCAACAGTCAAGCTACTACAAGTGACCACGACACCGACACTTCTGACGATGAGTAA
- a CDS encoding TrmH family RNA methyltransferase — MHNLIFLTDLTGSDLDPYMRLNEAQLFHALEPNPGLFIAESPKVIERALRAGYRPASLLIEEKELERDLADLDHEMAINQTRGLEQTPIYVVNSKLLRQLAGGGYNLLRGALAAMHRVKRPSLNNFLATMPSDHPRIAILESVVNPTNIGAIFRSAAALGIDGVIVTSDSADPLYRRASRVAMGTVFQVPWTYVDAKVWQSEGVDLLHRAGYKTAAMALRHNTVDIDDPQLAEVDRLAIILGSEGPGLRENTITQSDFTIKIPMATGVDSLNVAAASALAFWELGNRKVK; from the coding sequence ATGCATAATTTAATTTTTCTTACAGATCTTACAGGATCAGATTTAGATCCTTATATGCGACTTAATGAAGCACAACTTTTTCATGCTCTTGAACCTAATCCGGGTTTATTTATTGCGGAAAGTCCCAAAGTGATTGAACGAGCTTTACGAGCAGGTTATCGGCCAGCATCTCTTTTAATAGAAGAAAAGGAACTAGAGCGCGACTTGGCTGATTTGGATCATGAGATGGCAATTAACCAAACTAGGGGATTAGAACAAACGCCAATTTATGTAGTTAATAGTAAATTACTTCGGCAGTTGGCTGGTGGTGGTTATAATCTTTTACGAGGAGCATTAGCAGCTATGCACCGCGTCAAACGGCCAAGTCTAAATAATTTTTTGGCTACTATGCCCAGTGACCATCCGCGTATCGCAATCCTGGAAAGTGTTGTTAATCCCACCAACATTGGGGCGATTTTTCGCTCAGCCGCAGCTCTCGGAATTGATGGGGTAATTGTAACGAGCGACTCAGCTGATCCCCTTTATCGCCGGGCCTCACGGGTAGCTATGGGAACGGTTTTTCAAGTACCGTGGACCTATGTTGATGCTAAAGTTTGGCAGTCAGAAGGAGTTGATCTTCTTCATCGAGCTGGCTATAAAACAGCCGCGATGGCGCTCCGTCATAACACGGTTGATATTGATGATCCTCAGTTAGCTGAGGTGGATAGATTAGCCATTATCCTTGGTTCAGAGGGGCCGGGATTAAGAGAAAATACAATTACGCAGAGTGATTTTACAATTAAGATCCCGATGGCTACAGGCGTTGATTCCTTAAATGTGGCGGCTGCCTCGGCCCTCGCTTTTTGGGAATTGGGTAATCGGAAAGTTAAATAA
- a CDS encoding GNAT family N-acetyltransferase codes for MAIYLRRATLDDLQSVMTIIEQARAQLKEKGNPQWQDGHPFQKTMENDIKAGYNWVLIDNQKIVGTATLQLTSEQTYEEIKDGSWLKPNEPYAIIHRLAVLPSHNGQGFGKYIFSNLLTVGYLQGVRNFRYDTHYKNIPVQKIGQEIGFIKRGTIYTDDKIDNKHMGFELNLK; via the coding sequence ATGGCAATTTACTTACGACGAGCAACTTTGGATGATCTTCAAAGTGTGATGACAATTATTGAACAGGCACGAGCACAATTAAAAGAAAAGGGTAATCCACAATGGCAAGATGGTCATCCTTTCCAGAAAACGATGGAAAATGATATTAAAGCTGGCTATAACTGGGTGCTAATTGATAATCAAAAAATTGTTGGGACGGCTACCTTACAACTAACCTCGGAACAAACGTATGAAGAGATTAAAGATGGATCGTGGTTAAAACCAAATGAGCCATATGCAATCATTCATCGATTAGCAGTCCTTCCTTCCCACAATGGTCAAGGTTTTGGGAAATATATCTTCTCCAATTTACTTACGGTTGGGTATTTGCAGGGAGTAAGGAATTTCCGTTATGATACTCATTACAAAAATATTCCTGTTCAAAAAATAGGCCAGGAGATTGGCTTTATAAAACGCGGAACGATTTATACTGATGACAAAATTGACAATAAACATATGGGGTTTGAACTGAATTTAAAATAA
- a CDS encoding MFS transporter, with the protein MSKFRLQSVVFVLTAFLLGCNEFMIVGVISDIAKSYHASLSTVGFLVTSFAIIYAICTPLITTLTGKFDRFKVLMVLMLIFLIGNTLTAVAPNLFWLFVSRIVTAAVAGTIISLILVFVSMIAPIEKRAMLVASTFTGFSIATIVGVPVGTAISNAFSWRDSFALISVLTVIICGFLYWPTPRDSRQENASLSNQVQLFKDRRIILGVIVMVTLMSAEYTFYTYVRPIITNVLGFSTTNLTWLLGLIGITFILGNICAGVIANRFGITKLTIISSTVLICLLLMNAMFHVAWLGILLLCVICFVLGMPGSILQVMFLNIADREYPEAMNLASSLNPICTNVGVSIGSLTASISINFVQINQIGYVGAIYALVAVFGSFYLIKTSAK; encoded by the coding sequence ATGTCTAAATTTCGCTTGCAGTCCGTTGTTTTTGTCTTAACCGCATTTTTATTAGGATGTAATGAATTTATGATTGTGGGGGTTATTTCTGATATTGCCAAAAGTTACCATGCTTCATTATCAACGGTTGGCTTTTTAGTTACTAGTTTTGCAATTATTTATGCTATCTGCACGCCTTTAATTACCACTTTGACAGGTAAGTTTGATCGTTTTAAGGTTTTGATGGTGCTAATGCTAATCTTTTTAATCGGTAACACTTTAACCGCAGTTGCGCCTAACCTATTTTGGCTATTTGTTTCGCGGATTGTAACAGCTGCGGTCGCGGGGACAATTATTTCATTGATTCTTGTATTTGTAAGTATGATTGCGCCCATTGAAAAACGGGCAATGCTGGTCGCTTCAACTTTCACTGGTTTTAGTATTGCTACGATTGTAGGGGTCCCCGTTGGAACGGCAATTAGTAATGCTTTTTCTTGGCGGGATAGTTTTGCCCTCATTTCGGTTTTAACAGTAATTATTTGTGGCTTTTTATATTGGCCGACACCACGGGACAGTCGTCAAGAAAATGCTTCGTTAAGTAACCAAGTTCAACTTTTTAAGGATCGGCGAATAATTCTTGGGGTTATCGTAATGGTAACATTAATGTCCGCTGAATATACTTTCTATACTTATGTTCGCCCCATTATTACCAATGTTCTTGGGTTTAGTACGACTAACTTAACATGGCTATTAGGACTTATTGGAATTACGTTTATTCTTGGTAATATATGTGCCGGCGTAATCGCAAATCGTTTTGGGATCACTAAACTTACAATTATTAGTAGTACTGTTCTTATTTGTTTGTTGTTGATGAATGCAATGTTCCATGTTGCATGGTTAGGAATTCTGTTATTGTGTGTTATTTGTTTTGTTCTAGGAATGCCCGGTTCAATTCTGCAAGTAATGTTTCTGAACATTGCTGATCGGGAATATCCAGAAGCAATGAATCTGGCTTCTTCATTAAACCCAATTTGTACTAACGTGGGAGTATCGATTGGTTCCTTGACAGCATCGATCAGTATCAATTTTGTTCAAATTAACCAGATTGGGTATGTTGGGGCAATCTATGCATTGGTTGCCGTTTTTGGTTCGTTCTATCTTATTAAAACCAGCGCCAAATAG